In Musa acuminata AAA Group cultivar baxijiao chromosome BXJ3-11, Cavendish_Baxijiao_AAA, whole genome shotgun sequence, one DNA window encodes the following:
- the LOC135652483 gene encoding uncharacterized protein At2g27730, mitochondrial-like has product MAARIAARYVARRLSSGGKVLSEEEKAAENVYIKKIEQEKLAKLAHKGPKPGEQTPAKPETPAADVKPGTPPGSSTASVSTDKNRNYAVLAGTVAAVCGLGWYLLSKPKKSEEAID; this is encoded by the exons ATGGCGGCGAGGATCGCCGCGAGGTACGTCGCTCGGAGGCTCTCCTCCGGCGGCAAGGTCCTCAGCGAGGAGGAGAAGGCAGCGGAGAACGTTTACATCAAG AAAATCGAGCAAGAAAAGTTAGCGAAGCTTGCGCATAAG GGACCGAAACCAGGAGAGCAAACCCCAGCAAAACCAGAAACTCCAGCAGCTGATGTGAAGCCCGGCACACCTCCAGGGTCATCAACAGCTAGTGTTTCAACTGACAAGAACCGCAACTATGCCGTTCTTGCTGGGACAGTTGCAGCTGTTTGTGGTCTCGGTTGGTATCTCTTGTCCAAACCAAAGAAATCTGAAGAAGCTATCGACTGA